One part of the Bifidobacteriaceae bacterium genome encodes these proteins:
- a CDS encoding glycosyltransferase, translated as MASVPAAFGWRIGVDGWGVSFLTIFLSMIAGLVLYFTLGCAVLRAVVPEYSARLRLGESGHAGEVAIMTAVCDLGAHMGVLVSYGTSPLRVALVVVSAVFFIYPVYFLVTTLWTLQPEVRAALAGKQRLNTVYFANARRKIASWSEYMPVTISLAVYTEANEVIFSTIRDCLAAVAEYQRVTGRQANLLVSDDGIAKFLNAPLSAATLAGATGAAAERLDFYRRHGIAFVARPLAGRRGKFKKAGNLNYTYGLARHLAQGITLDHLTGPGGAYEGGWAEGRIVVHELICLLDKDSGLAPGVLTATAPEFAADPKLAFTQHVTGASNPDENYFTWLQARFTSAIYGIALASKALQGLQVHIMGHSAFLRRSFLEETGDWPEDRVSEDYAKALEAYQANWHGKFIAFPGLAFTEQVTASFGEETDKQQRYCYGMTELTQDRRPYLPLPMRADLMIHHFSYINLAAALPVVLLLLATHQIYYLFAGMLVNGLIFLVLPVVQGCLLSSVLGLRGLSDAVRFFALNGLAFVGHSYAMLTGHWIFFSDAYRGTYEPFPATSVDRVEHSVAAGWALLKGYARKNAPAVAAYFLVVLGCLSVLQDQPPHIVRPFVVAFVIGHAVAPIALTPQLFAWSRQLSQASLARRWNVLRSKVAESRRSIP; from the coding sequence TCCTGACCATCTTCTTGTCCATGATCGCTGGCCTGGTCCTCTATTTCACGCTCGGCTGCGCCGTCTTGCGGGCAGTCGTACCGGAGTATTCCGCCCGCCTCAGATTGGGCGAGTCGGGCCATGCGGGCGAGGTCGCCATCATGACGGCGGTGTGCGACCTGGGCGCACACATGGGCGTCCTTGTCTCCTACGGCACCAGTCCGCTAAGGGTCGCGCTGGTCGTGGTTTCCGCGGTGTTCTTCATCTATCCGGTGTACTTCCTGGTCACAACCCTGTGGACGTTGCAACCCGAGGTCCGGGCGGCGCTCGCCGGCAAGCAACGGCTCAACACCGTCTATTTCGCGAACGCCCGCCGCAAGATCGCCAGTTGGTCGGAGTACATGCCGGTCACCATCAGCCTGGCCGTGTACACAGAGGCCAACGAGGTCATCTTCTCGACGATCCGCGATTGCCTGGCGGCCGTCGCCGAATACCAGCGGGTGACGGGCCGCCAGGCCAATCTGCTGGTCTCCGACGACGGGATCGCCAAGTTCTTGAACGCCCCCCTGTCCGCCGCGACGTTGGCTGGCGCCACGGGCGCCGCCGCCGAACGCCTCGACTTCTACCGCCGCCATGGGATCGCCTTCGTGGCCCGGCCGCTGGCGGGACGTCGCGGCAAGTTCAAGAAGGCCGGCAACCTCAATTACACCTACGGGCTGGCCCGCCATCTGGCCCAGGGCATCACGCTGGACCACTTGACCGGCCCTGGCGGCGCCTATGAGGGCGGCTGGGCCGAGGGCCGGATCGTTGTCCACGAACTCATCTGCCTGCTCGACAAAGACAGCGGGTTGGCGCCCGGCGTGCTGACCGCGACCGCTCCGGAGTTCGCCGCAGACCCGAAACTGGCTTTCACCCAGCATGTGACCGGCGCCTCCAATCCGGATGAGAACTATTTCACCTGGTTGCAGGCCCGCTTCACCAGCGCCATCTACGGGATCGCGTTGGCGAGCAAGGCCCTGCAGGGCCTGCAGGTCCACATCATGGGCCACAGCGCCTTCCTGCGCCGGTCGTTCCTCGAGGAAACTGGCGATTGGCCGGAGGACCGCGTCTCCGAGGATTACGCCAAGGCGCTTGAGGCCTACCAGGCGAACTGGCACGGCAAGTTCATCGCGTTCCCGGGCCTCGCCTTCACCGAGCAGGTGACCGCCAGCTTCGGCGAAGAGACGGACAAGCAGCAGCGCTACTGCTACGGCATGACCGAACTGACCCAGGACCGCCGCCCCTACCTGCCGCTCCCCATGCGGGCCGACCTGATGATCCACCACTTCTCCTACATCAACCTGGCGGCCGCCCTCCCGGTGGTCTTGCTGCTGCTGGCGACCCACCAGATCTACTATCTGTTCGCCGGGATGCTGGTGAACGGCCTGATCTTCCTGGTGCTGCCGGTGGTTCAGGGTTGCCTCCTCAGCTCGGTCTTGGGTTTGCGGGGGTTGTCCGATGCCGTCCGGTTCTTCGCGCTCAACGGCCTCGCCTTTGTGGGCCATTCGTACGCGATGTTGACCGGCCACTGGATCTTCTTCTCGGACGCCTACCGAGGCACCTACGAGCCGTTCCCGGCGACCAGCGTGGACCGGGTGGAGCACTCGGTGGCGGCCGGTTGGGCCCTGTTGAAGGGCTACGCGCGCAAGAACGCCCCAGCCGTGGCGGCGTATTTCTTGGTCGTGTTGGGCTGCCTGTCGGTCCTCCAGGACCAGCCGCCGCACATTGTCCGTCCGTTCGTGGTCGCGTTCGTGATTGGCCACGCGGTCGCCCCGATCGCCCTGACCCCCCAGTTGTTCGCCTGGTCCCGCCAACTCTCCCAAGCCAGTCTGGCCCGCCGCTGGAACGTGCTGCGGAGTAAAGTGGCCGAATCCAGACGTTCTATACCGTGA